AAAGCACACCGGAGAGTATGGGTGTAAACATTGACAGTGTCATTAATCATGTACAACATATAGCCGAACTAGCAGGAACTACTAAAAATATCATGATTGGCTCAGACCTTGACGGAGCTTTTGGAACAGAACAAACACCTATAGAAATTCAGAGCATTGCCAATCTTCAAAATTTCATTCCCGCTTTAGCTAAAAGAGGTTTTACAGAAAGTGATATCGAAGGAATTATGTGGCAAAACGGCGTCAACTTTTTGAAGAAGAACTTAAAATAAAAGGAGCGAAGTGTTTTAAACACCTCGCTCCTTTTAAATATCAAATAGAAAAAGACTACTTCTTATTTGCCCTTTCTTTTACTGTTTCGTAAATCATTACTTGGTTAGATGCAATCTTAGAGAAACCTCTCACATCATCTCCAGACCAAGCATTGTTCATTTCGCCGTAGCTACCGAAAACATCAGACATTAAATCGTAATCAGATTTAATTCCTAACAATTCAAATCTATAAGGTGCTAGTTTAACACGAACATCACCAGTTACGTGTGCCTGTGTTGATTCAAAGAACGCTTCCATATCTCTCATGACAGGGTCATTAAACTGACCTTCGTGCAACTGAATACCGTACCATTCTGCCTGGTTTTGCTTCCAATATTGTTGCCATTTAGTCAAAACGTGCTTCTCTAAAAGATGGTGAGCTTTTATTGTTATTAATGGAGCTGCGGCTTCAAAACCAACTCTACCTTTAATTCCGATAATGGTATCGCCCACATGCATATCTCTCCCAATTCCGTAAGGTGTTGCCAAAAGATGTAATTTTCTAATAGCGTCTACCGGATTCTCAAAAGTCTCTCCGTCAACACCTTTCAATTCTCCTTTGACAAAACTCAGCTTAATTTCCTTCTCACCAGACTCCGTTCTTGGATTTGGGAAGGCACTTTCTGGTAAATTATCATAAGAATTTAAGGTTTCTTTCCCTCCTACAGAGGTACCCCAAAGGCCTTGATTTATAGAGTAAGTAGATTTATGCCACTCCCTCACTACGCCTTTAGACTTTAAGAAATCTATTTCCGCTTCACGCGAAAGTTTCATATCTCTTATTGGTGTGATAATTTCTGCATTTGGAACGATAGTTCTAAATGCCATATCAAACCTTACTTGGTCATTTCCCGCTCCTGTACTCCCGTGAGCTATAGCTGTGGCGTCAATACTTTTAGCATATTCTGCTACCGCTACCGCTTGAAAAATACGCTCCGCACTTACAGAAAGTGGATACGTATTGTTTTTAAGTACATTTCCAAAAACCAAATACTTAATACAGTCTTGGTAATACTTATCAGCTACTCGAGAAGTATGATGGCTTTTAACACCTAATTCGTAGGCTTTCTTTTCAATATCCGCAATCTCCTCATCTGAAAACCCTCCAGTGTCCACCAGTACAGAGTGAACCTCCATACCTTTTTCTTCTCCTAAGTATTTTACACAAAACGAGGTGTCTAAACCTCCGCTATAAGCCAGTACTACTTTCTTCATAGATTTTTATTTTCCTTAAACGTGCCGCAAAAATAGGGATAAATCCTTATTTAAGCTTGGAAACCGGCTGTCAAAACTTTGACAAGAATTTACCTTGGCACCGTGAAATACATGACAAAAGCTATCACGCTAAACACAATATTGGGCAACCATACCGCAAAAAGTGGTTCCATATTACCTGATTCGGCTATCCCCTTTGACATAATGTAAAACAGGATGTAAACAAAGGCGAGGACAAAGCCAATGGCAATTTGTAAACCTACACCTCCACGCCGTTTTCTAGCCGAGACTATTAAACCCATCAATGATAGTATAACAGCAGCAAAAGGGGTAGCAAATCTTTGATATAGCTCAATTTTAAAGGGTTCTATACCTTCCGATCCTCTACTTTCAAGAAGTTTTATTTGCTCTTGTAGGTCGTTAATAGTAAACGTCTCTTGAATACTTTGATTACTCTCAAAATCCTTTGGGAACATACTAATGGTAGAGTCTGTATGACTCCGATTCACTATGATGTTATCTCTCATAATGCCCAATTCCCTGATTTTGTAATCGTAAATTCGCCACTGCTCTAGAGTATCTACCCACATGGCTCTACGTGCAGAAAGTTTTTCGACAAGCTCATTTCCTTCAAACTTTTCAATAGTGAAATCAAAAGCCGTTTTAGACTGATTATTATAACTAGAAAAATAAACGTAGGTATCTGGAGCTACGGTAAGATGAAAGTCTCTATCAGAAAAGAAAAAGCGTTCATGAAGGTATTCGTTTTCAAAAGCAATTCTGTTGGCATTGGCCTTCGGCAAAATCCAACCCATCATAAAAAAAGAAAATATACCAACAATTAATGCCCCAATAGTATATGGAATCATTAACCTCCTAAAACTAATTCCTGCCGTAAGCATGGCCACAATCTCCGTATGGGCAGCCATTTTTGCAGTAAAAAAAACGGTAGAGATAAATATCATTAAAGGGCTAATATAGTTTGCCCAATAAGGTGCTAGGTTCAAATAATAATCAAAAAAGACTTTTCCTCCAGGAGCTTCGCTCCTTACAAAGTCATCATTATGGTCACCATAGTCAATTACAAGAACAATTAGCACAATGATCAAAACCGAAAACACATAAGTGCTTAAGAACTTTTTGATCAAATATTTATCTAAAATTTTCAAATGCTACTTTATTATAACTTGTATATTTTTTGAAACTTCTGCACTTATTCTTAAAGCCTGACCACTCTCAATTTCGATCTCCAGAGATTTATCAAAATCACTAACTTCAATAACCTGAATTTTCAAACCTAATTTTAATCCCAACTTATCAAGATGCTGTAAAAAAGGTGCTGAATCTTCTGATACCCCCATAATTATCAGCTGCTTCCCTTTTTCCACCTCTGACAGCTTATGTGTTTGAGAAATAGGTAAATTACCTTCCTCATCAGGAATCGGGTCGCCATGAGGATCAAACTTAGGAAAACCTAAAAAGTTATCTAATCTGTCTGTTAATTCGGTCGATTTGATATGCTCCAATTGCTCTGCAAGGTCATGAATTTCATCCCATTTGAAGCCAAGCTTTTCAACTAAAAAAACTTCCCAAAGCCTATGTTTCCTAATAACTCTAAGTGCTATTTGCTTACCATTATCAGTAAGGTTAACGCCTTGATACTTTTTATAATTTATAAAGCCCTTTTCAGCCAGCTTTTTAACCATATCAGTAACAGATGCGGCACGAGTTTGTGTCACTTCTGCTAACTCATTAGTACTAACCGATTCTCCATTTTTCTGCTCAGATAAATGGTAAATAGATTTAAGATAATTCTCTTCGGTAAACGAAGTCATAGGATTCTTCATAATGCGAAAAGCAAAACTAATCCAAATAGCACGGAATGAAAATTGATTAGCCTTTATTCATATAATTACTGTGCTGAAAAACGTTTTCCTTACATAAACTTATAAATCAATGAAAAAGTATTTCGGTCTATTCTTACTTATTGCTGCCTGTACCACTAGCAAGAATATAGAACCAAATCAGGAAATTGAAATTGCAGAAAAAGCCACTTATGAGTTAACTATTGATTCAAAAGACATTTCTATAAAAGTCTCAAAAATTGAAGATAGCAGATGCCCAGAAAACGTGGTTTGTGTATGGGCAGGAGAAGCCACGGTTACATTTGACCTAATTGTAAATGAAAAGTTATTTAGCAATAAGCAATTGTGTTTACAGTGTGACACAGAATCTGGCACACCACAAGAGATTATAATTGAAAATAATACCATAAAACTTATAGCTGTAAGCCCTTTTCCTAATCTGGAGAATTCACCGGTAAATAAAACCGCGGTATTTAAAGTGAATTAATAATCAAAAAAAGTAGTTATACTTCTCCAAATTCATACGTATTGCGTTTGCACAAAACCACTAGAATGAAAAAATCAGAAATCAAGTTTTTAGAAGGCCCAAAATCAAGATGGGCCGAATTCAAAATGGCCTTTGAGGTCTTTGCAGAGTTTATCAAAGGTTTTAGAAACCTTCACTTTATAGGGCCCGCGGTTACCGTTTTTGGCTCAGCCAGATTTAAAGAAGACAACGAGCACTACATAAAAGCTAGAGAACTCTCTGGCGAAATAGCTAAAACAGGCTTTACTATTTTGACCGGAGGTGGCCCAGGTATTATGGAAGCGGCCAACAGAGGAGCAAAAGATGTGGGTGGAAAGTCAGTCGGAATTAATATCATTCTTCCTCATGAGCAATACCCAAATCCTTACTTAGATAAGTGGGTAGATTTAAAGTACTTTTTTGTCAGAAAAACACTGCTTATCAAATACTCTTATGCCTTCGTTATTTGCCCAGGTGGCTTTGGTACATTAGACGAATTTTTTGAAGCCATGACCTTAATTCAAACAGGGAAAATCAAAGAGTTTCCGATAGTGGTTTTTGGAAAAGAGTTTCACGAACACATAGAAAAACATGTTCAAAAGATGATTGAAGAAAAAACCATTTCGCCAAAAGACAAAGACATGTTTTTAGTTACAGACGACATTGGAGAAGCAGTAGAACATATTAAAAAGCACACCATTGTACCTTTTAAATTAAAATACTCTCCTAGTCCTATTTTTGGAGAACATTCTTAATCATATTTTGTCTACAAAAAAAGGATGCTCTAGAGCATCCTTTTTTAATGTTATCTGTGCTAAATCAACTTATTTCATAGAAGCCTTTAAGGCATCTACTTCTTCTTTTAATTGAAGGATGTACAATGATTGCTCTTCTATTTTCTCTAATAGCTTAGAAGTTATCTCATAAATTCCAACACCTTTATTTACCACCTCTTCAGCAGAAGGTACATTAGGCAAGTGATTATTCTCTTCAATAAAAACTTTCAAATCAGATAACGGCATTAAATTATAGGTCTTATCAAAAACCTTATCTGACCACTCGTTTTTATCTGAATATTTTATTTTAAAATCGGACATCAAAAACTTGCCATCCTCATCTATACCAACAAACTGAGCATCATTGATTTTCATAGCTGGGGAGTTAAAACCTACAGTCATATTGACCACCCCTTTTACATCTAACTTGTGCTTTGGAGAGGCCGTTCCTATACCTACTTTAAGATTTAAATTAGTAGTGTCTCCTAAAATAATTGCATCGTTAATAGCCACCTTTGCTTCATTACCTATGGCTACAGAATTAGAGATTGTGGCGGCATCTGACCCAACAGCACCAGACCTAGCACCAACAAATACATTCTCAGCTCCGTCTACTGTAGTGGCACCAGAAACCGTTCCAATAAAAACATTTCCATCTGCCATATTCACAGCTCCTGCACTATCTCCGATAGCTACATTATAACTAGCGGAGCCCTCTCCACCCAAACCAGCCCGATAGCCTAAGAAAGTATTTCGTTCCCCATCAGTATTCAATTCTCCAGAAGATTTCCCTACAAAAACATTACTTTCTCCATTCACATTTTCTTTACCCGACTCTCTACCGATAAAAATATTATTACTTGCGTCGGTATTTTTCCCTGCCTCTGAACCAATTATAACGTTATCTTCACCATCATCCATATCTTGGCCACTTTCGCTCCCTATCACTACATTCCTTTTAGCTTTATCACTAGATAAGCCTGCTTCAAAACCTATAAAAACATTGTCATTATCTTCTAGTTTCTCACTTGCAGCCGATGTTCCTATAATAACATTTCGTTTCCCTTCATTATTCTCTCCTGCATTATTACCAATGAATATGTTAAAATCTTCAGAGTTGTTAAGCCCAGCACTCTCTCCTATGGCAACATTACCATTTACCTCTTTCCCCAAAAAACCAGCATGGTTTCCTAAATATGAGTTCCCAGAGCCTGTTGTAAGCGAATCACCTGCGTTGGATCCTATCAAAGTATTATTAATTCCTGATGTAATTTTACTTGTATTAGTAGTTGGGTTTGCAATATTTTGGGCGACTAAAGGCAGTAATGCCATTGACAAAATAGAGGTTAGTAGAGTTTTCTTCATTTTTAAGTTTTTTTTTGCGAAATTTCTGTAGTTAGAATTGTTATTATTCATAGATAAAAGTCTGGTAAAAATATCAAATTATAGTTCTTTGGCGATTACTAAAAAATTAAATTTGTAATAAATTCGATAGCCAAAGACTCCTTATAATCCAGACAAATGCCACAAAGTTTTAAGATTAATTTCATTCTATTTCTCCTTACAAGTATACCCTTCACATCTCAAGCTCAAGTAAATATTATAGATGAAGGAAGTATCTGGTCATACTATGACCAAGGCAATGTAGGGACTACCAACTGGAACCAGGCTAACTTTAATTCAGATACATGGAGCACAGGAAATGCAGAATTAGGTTATGGAGATGGTGACGAAAATACGTTAGTAGGCTTTGGCCCTAATGCTTCCGATAAATACATTACCACTTATTTCAGAAAGGAAGTAACACTACCTTATCTAGCCAACTTGAACTGTAAAATAAAAATTGATGATGGTGCTGTGGTTTACCTTAATGGTACCGAAGTATTTAGAAATAATATGCCTGTGGGAAACCCCAGTTTTAATACACTTGCGTCAACTTCCGCTAATGAGAATATATGGCATTCTTTTACTATTCCTGTTTCGTCAATAAGCGATTCAACAATTGTATTTGCTATTGAAATTCACCAATCTGGGATTAGTAGCTCAGACATGAGCTTTGATTTTGAGACAATATTGGAGTCTCAACCACCTCCTGCAAACCTCTATATAAATGAAGTTATGGCCTCAAACGATGCTTCGGTTTTAGATAATGTAGGAGAAGCATCTGACTGGATAGAAATCTATAGTTCTATGCCAAACACTACTAATCTCAAAGGCTATTTCTTCACAGATGACAAAGATGACTTAACCCAGTTTGAAATAGAAAACGACATCCTAATTAACCCTTCAGAATATAAAATTTTCTGGGCAAGCGATGAAACAGGAAATGGGGATTATCATTTGAACTTCAAGCTTTCCTCTTCTGGTGAATGGGTGGCTTTAGTAGCTCCTGATGGTCAAACCATTATCGATTCTATGAGTTTTGGCCAGCAAAGAACAGATATTTCTTATGGTAAAATAAGTTACAACCCTGTAGAGACCCGTTACTTCACACCATCCACACCCTATGCAAATAATAGTAGTTCGAATTCATATCTAGGTTTTTTAGAGCCTCCTAGTTTTTCTAACGAAGCAGGTTTTTTTGACAATGATTTTGATTTAACTCTTAGCTCTTCAGAAGCTAATGTTAATATAATTTATTCCTTAGATGGCTCCGAACCAAATTCTAATAATTTAACGCCTGTAAATTACTATTACAAAAATACCTACCCACAATACCCTGGAGATCCTGTTGGTCCCACAATTCAAGGCTCTTATCAATCTTACATGTATTCTGGAGCTTTCACCATTTATGATAGAACTTCTGAACCAAATGACATAAGTAACATTTCAACTACCCTCACGAATCATCACCCAACCTATTTACCTAACTATCAAAACAACAAAGGAATGGTGGTCAGAGCTATTTCTCAAAAAGCTGGTTATCTCTCAAGTCCTATTGTAACCAAAAGTTTTTTCAAAAAAACAAACGGAGAAAAGAAGTATGATTTACCCTATGTTTCCTTAAGCTTTACAGAAAAGGAAATGTTTGAATATCAAAATGGCATTGCTGTAGGTGGTGCAGATTTTGATTCATTTAGGTCTTACGATCAAACAACTGTTGACTTACTTCCTCTTTACGTCGGTAATTATTACAGAACTGGAAGAGAAAACGAAATTACAGGTAGTTTCGAATACTTTGAAGATCAAACACCAAGTGTCTCTCAAGATATTGGAATTAGAGTTCATGGAAACCGCTCAAGACATTGGGCTCAAAAAAGCCTCCGATTATATGCAAGGTCTGAATATGGAAAAAGTAATATTGAGTACCCTATTTTTAAAAATGTAGATTATGATATTTTCAAAAGAATTATAGTTAGAAACGGAGGCAATGATTTCCATTTCACCCATTTCCGAGATGCAGTCTTACAAAAAGCTGTAAGTCATTTAAAATTTGACACGCAATCTTTCCAAACAGCTGTATTATATTTAAATGGAGAATACTGGGGTTTGGTAAACTTGAGAGAAAGATTAGATGATGATTATTTTGAAATAAAATATGGTATTGACAAAGATTCTATTGATGTTTTAGAGAACGACCATCTAGCTAATTATGGTAGTGAAGACAACTATTTAGACTTACTAAATTTCATCAGAAGTAGCGACCTCGCTTCTCCCAATAACTACAATCAAATGCTTGCGAAAATTGATGTAGAAAATTACATAGATTATCAATCTTCTGAGATTTTTTATGGCAACCAAGATTGGCCTT
This sequence is a window from Arcticibacterium luteifluviistationis. Protein-coding genes within it:
- a CDS encoding argininosuccinate synthase yields the protein MKKVVLAYSGGLDTSFCVKYLGEEKGMEVHSVLVDTGGFSDEEIADIEKKAYELGVKSHHTSRVADKYYQDCIKYLVFGNVLKNNTYPLSVSAERIFQAVAVAEYAKSIDATAIAHGSTGAGNDQVRFDMAFRTIVPNAEIITPIRDMKLSREAEIDFLKSKGVVREWHKSTYSINQGLWGTSVGGKETLNSYDNLPESAFPNPRTESGEKEIKLSFVKGELKGVDGETFENPVDAIRKLHLLATPYGIGRDMHVGDTIIGIKGRVGFEAAAPLITIKAHHLLEKHVLTKWQQYWKQNQAEWYGIQLHEGQFNDPVMRDMEAFFESTQAHVTGDVRVKLAPYRFELLGIKSDYDLMSDVFGSYGEMNNAWSGDDVRGFSKIASNQVMIYETVKERANKK
- a CDS encoding LptF/LptG family permease, whose amino-acid sequence is MKILDKYLIKKFLSTYVFSVLIIVLIVLVIDYGDHNDDFVRSEAPGGKVFFDYYLNLAPYWANYISPLMIFISTVFFTAKMAAHTEIVAMLTAGISFRRLMIPYTIGALIVGIFSFFMMGWILPKANANRIAFENEYLHERFFFSDRDFHLTVAPDTYVYFSSYNNQSKTAFDFTIEKFEGNELVEKLSARRAMWVDTLEQWRIYDYKIRELGIMRDNIIVNRSHTDSTISMFPKDFESNQSIQETFTINDLQEQIKLLESRGSEGIEPFKIELYQRFATPFAAVILSLMGLIVSARKRRGGVGLQIAIGFVLAFVYILFYIMSKGIAESGNMEPLFAVWLPNIVFSVIAFVMYFTVPR
- a CDS encoding metal-dependent transcriptional regulator, which gives rise to MKNPMTSFTEENYLKSIYHLSEQKNGESVSTNELAEVTQTRAASVTDMVKKLAEKGFINYKKYQGVNLTDNGKQIALRVIRKHRLWEVFLVEKLGFKWDEIHDLAEQLEHIKSTELTDRLDNFLGFPKFDPHGDPIPDEEGNLPISQTHKLSEVEKGKQLIIMGVSEDSAPFLQHLDKLGLKLGLKIQVIEVSDFDKSLEIEIESGQALRISAEVSKNIQVIIK
- a CDS encoding LOG family protein, with amino-acid sequence MKKSEIKFLEGPKSRWAEFKMAFEVFAEFIKGFRNLHFIGPAVTVFGSARFKEDNEHYIKARELSGEIAKTGFTILTGGGPGIMEAANRGAKDVGGKSVGINIILPHEQYPNPYLDKWVDLKYFFVRKTLLIKYSYAFVICPGGFGTLDEFFEAMTLIQTGKIKEFPIVVFGKEFHEHIEKHVQKMIEEKTISPKDKDMFLVTDDIGEAVEHIKKHTIVPFKLKYSPSPIFGEHS
- a CDS encoding CotH kinase family protein; translated protein: MPQSFKINFILFLLTSIPFTSQAQVNIIDEGSIWSYYDQGNVGTTNWNQANFNSDTWSTGNAELGYGDGDENTLVGFGPNASDKYITTYFRKEVTLPYLANLNCKIKIDDGAVVYLNGTEVFRNNMPVGNPSFNTLASTSANENIWHSFTIPVSSISDSTIVFAIEIHQSGISSSDMSFDFETILESQPPPANLYINEVMASNDASVLDNVGEASDWIEIYSSMPNTTNLKGYFFTDDKDDLTQFEIENDILINPSEYKIFWASDETGNGDYHLNFKLSSSGEWVALVAPDGQTIIDSMSFGQQRTDISYGKISYNPVETRYFTPSTPYANNSSSNSYLGFLEPPSFSNEAGFFDNDFDLTLSSSEANVNIIYSLDGSEPNSNNLTPVNYYYKNTYPQYPGDPVGPTIQGSYQSYMYSGAFTIYDRTSEPNDISNISTTLTNHHPTYLPNYQNNKGMVVRAISQKAGYLSSPIVTKSFFKKTNGEKKYDLPYVSLSFTEKEMFEYQNGIAVGGADFDSFRSYDQTTVDLLPLYVGNYYRTGRENEITGSFEYFEDQTPSVSQDIGIRVHGNRSRHWAQKSLRLYARSEYGKSNIEYPIFKNVDYDIFKRIIVRNGGNDFHFTHFRDAVLQKAVSHLKFDTQSFQTAVLYLNGEYWGLVNLRERLDDDYFEIKYGIDKDSIDVLENDHLANYGSEDNYLDLLNFIRSSDLASPNNYNQMLAKIDVENYIDYQSSEIFYGNQDWPFNNILFWRKKVPFINADMGVHDGRWRWSMYDIDNSAGSVWNSNTRSDFDALREASYGDQWYSELFYKLLRSSSFKNDFIVRNADLLNSTFKPSYINGLIDEQRALIEPAMTDHINRWKEPLEAYNSPINTTYWLIHVNKMKDWLDERGYYHKLHIKQKFGITGETDLILDVSNTAHGHIKINTIEIKGSTPGVDENPYPWTGLYFKNIENKLIGIPKLGYKFSHWVVDGQQVLDDTLSINTTASSVNIQCVFEENFYSENLSPIAYQLSDCHYEFLHWDEESPAGTYPSAMKFVYMDEVEPSLTAAISDSTFGDYDESKRTRINGLDEDGVSFINTGKSNPGYPEGKLGGLILALNTENIETVNLSWTGRTIEPNEREYAIRLQYRVGDILDFQDFSVNGSPLEYARQNNAGDSTVFENIELPTELMGKSYVQLLWRYYSLNPNDSGSRPQLAVDDIKIETTKDISGSSLTPINTTYAKISSSVNIPEQVNQTYNATKSISLIPGFNTTGTFSAEIKGCPQD